One window from the genome of Paramormyrops kingsleyae isolate MSU_618 chromosome 3, PKINGS_0.4, whole genome shotgun sequence encodes:
- the LOC140588241 gene encoding plexin-C1-like produces MMTVCALLPDGRCVGSQPVMYRPLPHCTAISPSNTWASGGRKVTISGEKLDLVDGIELCGNVHIGNSSSERFEFCTPPNLESAPNGKLQGELILLCLANEIRECVQLTYLPNPEFTSFKATPVGSDLRIVIAKKVDKLNLTGLELNITAKVDDQQHQCEVESIILGNDMAEDSVTCRISNQSKGSIQSVRIEVGKFSKQLEEQNTNKYYWILLGVFAFIALIITGVLLWVYHFKKKLSADMDKYLDTLECETRNEI; encoded by the exons ATGATGACCGTTTGCGCATTGTTGCCCGATGGAAGGTGTGTTGGCTCACAGCCAGTCATGTACAGACCCCTGCCACACTGTACTGCCATTTCTCCCAGCAACACCTGGGCCAG TGGAGGAAGAAAGGTCACAATCTCTGGTGAAAAGCTGGATTTGGTGGATGGGATAGAGCTGTGCGGAAACGTGCACATCGGGAATTCTAGCTCCGAG AGGTTCGAGTTCTGCACCCCACCCAACCTGGAGTCAGCACCCAATGGGAAGCTACAAGGAGAGTTAATCCTCCTGTGCCTGGCAAACGAAATAAGGGAATGTGTGCAGCTAACATACCTCCCAAATCCCGAATTCACCAGCTTCAAAGCCAcacctgtgggtagtgacctGCGGATCGTCATTGCG AAAAAGGTGGACAAGCTGAACTTAACTGGGCTGGAGCTGAACATAACTGCCAAGGTGGACGATCAGCAGCATCAGTGTGAAGTGGAATCGATCATATTGGGTAACGACATGGCAGAGGATTCTGTGACTTGCAGAATAAGCAACCAGTCAAAGGGTAGCATTCAGTCAGTCAGG ATAGAGGTTGGGAAATTCTCAAAGCAGCTCGAAGAGCAAAATACTAATAAATATTACTGGATCCTCCTGGGTGTATTTGCTTTCATCGCTCTTATCATCACAG GTGTTTTACTGTGGGTTTACCATTTCAAAAAGAAGCTGTCTGCAGACATGGACAAGTATCTAGACACTCTGGAATGTGAAACAAGAAATGAGATCTGA